Proteins found in one Candidatus Angelobacter sp. genomic segment:
- a CDS encoding multiheme c-type cytochrome, whose protein sequence is MSIENPVPSTPSRKRYVRAVGPKLRVLLLCIFGLVAVLAANSVYLSAITFLEWLKAGANQTYQNWFYMVMFGAHLALGLLLVLPVVIFGAIHIRNAHDRPNRRAVRVGYLLFATSLVVLVTGLLLTRIDIFQFKNVGLKNPQARSVAYWAHVIAPLFAIWLYILHRLAGPRIKWQVGLRWAAAVGAIVLGMVLLHSAHPRKNQVGSVEGKKYFEPSLARTATGNFIPARTMMMDDYCLKCHEDAYKGWFHSAHHFSSFNNKPYLFSVRETRRVALQRDGNVKAARWCAGCHDVVPFFSGAFDDPKFDDVHHPTAQAGITCTSCHAITHVNSTRGNADYTIDEPIHYPFAYSTNRFLQYVNQQLVKAKPEFHKKTFLKPFMRTAEFCS, encoded by the coding sequence ATGAGCATTGAAAACCCAGTCCCTTCGACCCCGTCCCGAAAAAGATACGTGCGGGCGGTCGGCCCAAAACTGCGAGTCCTTTTGCTCTGTATTTTTGGGCTGGTCGCGGTGCTCGCCGCCAATTCGGTTTATCTCAGCGCGATTACCTTCCTGGAATGGCTGAAGGCGGGAGCCAACCAGACATATCAGAACTGGTTCTATATGGTGATGTTTGGCGCCCACCTGGCGCTGGGATTGTTGCTCGTCCTTCCGGTGGTCATCTTCGGTGCCATTCACATCCGGAACGCACATGACCGGCCCAACCGCCGCGCAGTCAGGGTGGGCTATCTGCTTTTCGCCACGAGCCTGGTCGTGCTGGTGACAGGACTGCTGCTTACGCGCATTGACATCTTCCAGTTCAAAAACGTCGGACTCAAGAATCCCCAGGCGCGGTCTGTCGCATACTGGGCGCACGTGATCGCGCCGCTGTTTGCAATCTGGCTTTACATCTTGCATCGCCTGGCGGGGCCGCGGATCAAGTGGCAGGTCGGCCTGCGCTGGGCCGCGGCTGTCGGAGCCATCGTGTTGGGAATGGTGCTCCTCCACTCGGCGCACCCGAGGAAGAACCAGGTCGGGTCCGTGGAGGGAAAGAAATACTTCGAACCGTCACTCGCCCGGACCGCGACGGGCAACTTCATCCCGGCCCGCACAATGATGATGGACGACTATTGTTTGAAGTGCCATGAGGATGCCTACAAAGGCTGGTTCCACAGCGCTCACCATTTCAGCTCGTTCAACAACAAGCCGTATCTGTTCAGCGTGCGCGAGACGCGTCGGGTTGCGCTCCAGCGCGACGGGAACGTGAAGGCGGCCCGCTGGTGCGCGGGTTGCCACGATGTGGTTCCGTTTTTCAGCGGAGCGTTTGACGACCCGAAATTTGACGACGTGCATCATCCCACCGCGCAGGCCGGCATCACCTGCACGTCCTGTCACGCCATCACGCACGTCAACAGCACGCGCGGCAACGCGGATTACACCATTGACGAACCGATCCATTATCCCTTCGCGTACAGCACGAATCGCTTTCTGCAATACGTGAACCAGCAGCTCGTGAAAGCGAAGCCGGAATTCCACAAGAAGACTTTTCTCAAACCCTTCATGCGCACGGCGGAATTCTGCTC
- a CDS encoding alginate export family protein, with protein MATTRLFVAQRIVFSFTLLASSSDFSRADDKSVTSTNRLGTATPPMSKPAAAITPGAGLVNDWLRSESAIFNAWDLGGQFRVREEHKEYFAAAGQAGAVDFRKVGGNPDNTYLLLRERVHLGFKMDWIGAFVEGQGSSSTGDDRNPNPESNGPFDLHQGYIALGNLKEFPLVAKIGRQEMIYGDERLVGSADWLNAPRAFDAAKLRFETRDVWVEGFAGRVVLIDDNNFDVANDYDWFSGVYASTRTLIPRQETQLYFLARNTGAGSPDANAGAAPQPGGATPRDIYTVGLRVKSLPGQSGGWDYEAELAGQFGRYKETVAGPALDQEALAAHVAGGYTWKNASGSPRLGVEYNYSSGDNNPNDSKHGTFDNLFPSNHKFYGAMDFVSWQNIHDVRVSGSLRPARPLTVALDGHAFWLADTHDSFYTVSGARRGGLAPTPGGGYGINPGYSRYVGSEVEMVVSYAVKTCAVLQGGYGHFFAGSYVKSSLAGSGGARDADYLYAQATFSY; from the coding sequence ATGGCAACGACCAGACTTTTTGTGGCGCAACGAATTGTTTTTTCCTTTACCCTGCTGGCTTCGAGTTCTGATTTCTCCCGTGCCGACGACAAATCCGTGACCTCGACCAACCGTCTGGGTACCGCAACTCCGCCGATGTCCAAACCCGCTGCTGCCATCACCCCCGGTGCGGGCCTGGTCAATGACTGGCTGCGCAGTGAGTCAGCCATTTTCAACGCGTGGGACCTTGGCGGTCAGTTTCGCGTGCGCGAGGAGCACAAGGAGTATTTTGCCGCCGCCGGACAGGCCGGAGCAGTGGATTTTCGGAAGGTCGGCGGCAATCCGGACAACACGTATCTGTTGCTGCGCGAACGGGTGCATCTTGGATTCAAGATGGACTGGATCGGCGCATTCGTCGAAGGGCAGGGGAGTTCCTCGACCGGCGACGATCGTAATCCCAATCCGGAATCAAACGGCCCGTTCGATCTGCATCAAGGCTATATCGCACTTGGCAACCTCAAGGAATTTCCTCTGGTGGCGAAGATTGGTCGTCAGGAAATGATTTATGGGGACGAACGCCTGGTCGGTTCCGCCGACTGGCTCAACGCGCCGCGCGCGTTCGACGCCGCCAAATTGCGATTTGAAACCCGGGATGTCTGGGTGGAAGGCTTCGCGGGCCGTGTCGTGCTAATCGACGACAACAATTTTGACGTCGCGAACGATTACGACTGGTTCTCCGGTGTTTACGCCTCGACGCGAACGTTGATTCCCCGGCAGGAAACGCAGCTTTATTTTCTCGCGCGGAACACCGGCGCTGGCTCCCCCGACGCCAACGCGGGCGCTGCTCCCCAACCGGGCGGAGCCACGCCCCGCGACATTTACACCGTCGGACTGCGCGTCAAATCGTTGCCGGGACAATCGGGCGGCTGGGACTACGAAGCCGAACTGGCGGGCCAGTTTGGACGTTACAAGGAAACGGTCGCCGGACCGGCCCTCGATCAGGAGGCATTGGCCGCGCACGTTGCCGGGGGTTACACATGGAAGAACGCTTCCGGTTCACCCCGCCTGGGCGTTGAGTACAACTATTCCTCCGGCGACAACAATCCGAATGACAGCAAGCACGGGACGTTCGACAATCTCTTCCCGTCAAATCACAAATTTTACGGCGCCATGGATTTCGTTTCGTGGCAGAACATTCACGACGTCCGCGTCAGCGGCTCGCTGAGACCCGCCAGGCCGCTGACCGTTGCGCTGGACGGCCACGCCTTCTGGCTGGCCGACACCCACGACTCTTTTTACACCGTGTCCGGCGCGCGGCGGGGCGGGCTGGCTCCGACTCCCGGCGGGGGCTATGGCATCAATCCCGGTTACAGCCGCTACGTGGGATCGGAAGTGGAAATGGTCGTTTCGTACGCCGTCAAGACATGCGCGGTTTTGCAGGGCGGCTATGGTCATTTTTTCGCCGGCAGCTACGTGAAAAGTTCACTTGCGGGATCGGGGGGTGCCAGGGATGCCGATTACCTTTACGCCCAGGCCACGTTTAGCTATTGA